AACTGTCttgatatttcatattaaacataTGTGAAAATAATATGCATGTCTGTTTGTGCATAGCCCCTAACAACTCCCCCCAGAGAAGGAGACGATCTCAGCGTCTAGCAACGAGCTCTGACCAGGCTTGTCCCTCTTCACCACACATGAGGGATTCCAGCACTCACCCTCctccccctcctcctcctcctccagatGACCCTCAGAAAGCTGGTGAGGGACATAAAATCGCATAAGCAGAACTTGTGGCATAGTAAAGCACtcaaaaaacagttcaaaagtttggcgaattttaaatgtttttttaaaggattagttcacttccataataaaaatgtcctgataatttaccatgtcatccaagatgtttatgtctttctttgttctgtcgaaaagaaattaaaggagaagtccacttccaaaacaaagattcacatataatgtactcacccccttgtcattcaagatgtctttctttcttcagtcgtaaacatTTCAGtcgtttttgaggaaaacatttctgcatttttctccatacaatggactgatatggtgccctgattttgagcttccaaaatgcagtttaaatccgGCTTCAGACGAtgccaaatgcagttgtaaacaattccagccgagaaagaacggtcttatctagcttaacgatcggttattttaataaaaataataaatatttatatactttttaatgccaaccactcgtcttgtcttactctgcctggactgtttttgttttggttcttgacagttagggtatgtcgaaaaactcccatctcgtgtTCTCCCTCAagttcgaaatcgtcctatatcgctgttttaccttttttgttaaaggtgtttgatcttcttgcAAAgtctgggtcggtacttctgcagcgatgtaggatgattttgaaatggtttttgaagttgagggagaaaatacgattggagtttttcaacacaacctaactgtcttgagtcagaatacacatgacaataaaatgaaaataaccaatcgtttcgctagataagacccttcttcctcagctgggatcaattacaaccgcatttgggatcgtttgaagctgcgttttgaaagttcaaaatcggggcaccataccagtccattatatggagaaaaatgcagaaatgttttcctcaaaatcataatttctttacgactgaagaaagaaagacatgaacctcttggatgacaagggggtgagtacatcatatgtgaatctttgttttggaagtggacttctcctttaaggtttttaagaaaaacattccagaatttttcttcatatggtggacttcagtgggagccattgggttgaaactgcagtttcattgcagcttcaaaggactcccaaatgctcatcttgcactagcttgacttcactcatttcgtaatcacgttggaaaggtcacgcgtgatgTAGGCGGAAATATCGACCGAgtgtttagaaaataaagtcaaacgccctttacaaaaaccatgatgttggacgattttgaagttgataGAGAAAATTAGATGAGTTTTTCTCCCTACCCTAACTTTTTGAACCGgtgtacacagacgaagaactaaccacgcatgatctttccaacgtgattatatAATGTATGAAGTTGCTTATGCGCATTggagagctagtgcaagatgagcatttgtggttaaaaagtgtacaaCTTTTCAGTAACCCTTAAGCCGTGTGGAATGTTAAGGGAATGTTTAACTTTGAGTAAAACGCTGCACTCGTCGCTGTCACTTTCTAGTCAGCCAACCAGTCACAGTAGAGGAGGGGCGAGACTAATCCCGAACAACCATCTCACCATGTTTATATAACGACTGAACCACAATGGAGAAGTTAATATTGCTTGTCTCCAAGTATTTATGTCTTTACCAGATCGTAATATTGTTATGAAACATTATGCTTGGAGAAACATTTAATTCGTGATGCTTCTGCCATATTACTAAAGCATATTTCATATCATAGCTCAGCATCTCaatggaaaaagaaaatgctGCGCTCTCAAGCGCTCACAGCTGGGCGCTTTCAGCAGAGCCCCTAGCGTTTTCAGCTGGCTAAAAACACTTTGGTGGACACGCAGTCTAACTCCAGATTTTAGTATCACATGGTTCTTCAGAAgccattctaatgtgctgatttggtgctcaagaaactattattaaaaaaaaatcttactgacacaAAATTTTTGAAAGGTAGTGTGTATGCTGGTAGCACCACTCTAGAATAGTGTGTTTTGAAACTGCATCAATACCTGATCtgtgtatgttattttttgtttagttgaaGACAGTAGCACTGCAGTTAAAACTGAAGCTCCTCCACAAAAGCCAGCTTCAGGAAGCCCATCCACAGCTCCTCCCGCTAGCATTGCTCAGTCACCAATCACTGAGAAGGACAAGATGACTGATACGTTGTCCAGTAATCAAACAACTCTTGAAGGGAACTCGCCTTCTGTAGTGACGGGTAGGTTGGCTGTGTAACGACAGAACTGAAACCCTTTATGATGTTTCTCCATGAACCTGTTGAAGGacactttgtgttttgttgatatAGTAAACAGCAAAGTCACATACCAGGATATATGGAAAATATCAACAATAGATTGTGTAATGGTAATGACTGTAATGGTGTTGCTACTGCGCTTTTGTGGTATGTAAACACTATGTAATATCtgctcattttattttcagctgCAGTTCAGAAAGTTCCTTCCAGGACTCCTAAAGCCAACAAACACGCCAGAGAGCCAAGTATGAAACATCAACTGCCACTCACTGCAATCactatacatatgtatatatatatatagtggtaTCTAACACAGACCTTCCCCTTCCTTTTCAGTTATTAACACCAAAAAGTCTGATGACCCCACTGCTCCTAATGAGTGTATAATAGACCTGGACCATAATAAATTTAAGTGTAAAGTCCCTGGCTGCTCTAAAGCATTCCGGAAAGCAAAGCTGCTGGACTATCACCTGAAGTACTATCATAACACTGAGAAAGAAATGGACAGCGAGGTCTGCTCACCAGAGAGGATGGGCCGCACCAGGGCCACGTCTGCTTCCATGCCTACGAGCACCTTGTCAGATATGCCAGATAACAAGAGACGCAGGACCGTCTCTACTTCTTCCTGTAGGTTGTTATTTGTCAGGGACATTACAGTTAAATGGCTATTGAATGAACAGTTGCACAATTAAACTGAACTCTGTTCTTCTGCTTTGGGTCTTAGCTCTGTCCTCTCAGGGCTTCATGCTTCAAATGGACAGCTCTGGCTGTGTGCGGCCTCCTAAGTTCTGTAAAAAGAAACGTTCTTCTGCCTCTGTCAGTTCAGACAGTACAGAAGTCTCCCTACCACCTCCCACCTTTGATAATCTCCATGACAAGATTATCAAGAAGGAAAAGCACCTAGATGGTGAGATACGTCTGCAGATTTTAAAGATGATGAATAGAGTTCTTCCCTTTgtctattttctttttaaccttttatcatatatatgtttattatgtCTTCAGGACTTTGTATAAAGACGGAGCGGAAATTCAAACTGGAGGATAAATGTCAGTTATTTGGTGAGTTTACTAAACTTTAtgtaaattttacattcttAAACCAATATGTTTTCATCAAATCTTGTATATCTTTCTCTGCTATAGTGAAAAAGAGGGATAAAGACAGAAGGGACAGGAAAGAGAAGGACCTTTTCCGAAttaaacagaagaaaaagaaaaaaaagaagaagaaatcaaAACTGCACTGTAAGTTTTAGAGGTTTTTtacttaaaacttttaaaaatacttaaaatctCATATCTGtgtgatggggaaaaaaaactacagtatcttttaaaatatatttattttaactttgttCTAAATTGCCTCATTTCAGCTATCTATTTCATAAGGGTGAGCGATATGATCAAAATCTTAGGAGTAACGATAggagtaattttatttctcggtaacaatatatatcatgatgttgtttttgctttaaataaggtcaATTTTTTGATACCATATAAATTTCATAGTTCTTGTCACCagtgtaaatataacaaaaaactaatactaatcgaaataaaaaaataaaataaatcaagctTATTGAAGATAAGTAAACAGTCAGTgattaaacaaaacactaatTGCAAGCATTAGgacaaaaaatgcagtaaaacaaataaaaagaaatattacatacatttataaaataaattaaatgcattctcTTTCACTGCTGATTGCGCTTTAAcggcttaaaatcacttgtttttaaaccacaatgcttaaaaacacttgcAAACAATAGGTTTTGTTGACAAATTTCTCATGTCTACTGGCATATCGCCCATCCTGACTGTTTCACTCTATAATAAGTTGCTTGTAAATGTTCGAGTATGAAATGAAAGGCTCATATTGTTCTTACTTTGTGCTAAGGTTACTCAGACCTGGATGAGATGTCGTTAGCTTATTTGGATAGACCGTCTTCCCCAATTCATCGTTCATCCTCTAGTGCCTTCAAGCACAGCACCTTCCAATACCCTCGTGCCATACTATCCGTCGACCTCACCGGGGAGAGTGAGTATCTCATTGATTTACAGCCTTTTGTAGCTACTTTCCAATAGTGATATCATTTTGGCTGTAGCGTATATGGTGTATGGTATCAGTGATGTGCTGTGATGTTAAGCCTCATTTCATGTCCTACTTCCTTTTCCAATCTCAGACCTATCAGACATCGACTTTCTGGAAGACTCGACCACTGAGAGTTTGCTATTCAGTGGAGATGAGTATAACCAGGACCTAGACTCGATCATTATGGAGGACTTCcaggatgaggatgatgatggtGCTGATGAAATTGTTCGCTGCATCTGTGAGATGGATGAAGAAAACGGCTTTATGATTCAGGTAGGGTTTATATTACGTTTGTGCCATCTGATAAACTTGGAAAATAGTTAACACTCTCtctgtaaacaaacaatttCATGCAAGGAACATCTTAAATGTGGTGAAATGGTTCTAAATACCTTTGTTCTGAATCTGTTGTCTGTAGAATTGCAAATAATAGTTTCCTGATAATATATCTTTCTGTACAGTGTGAGGAGTGTATGTGCTGGCAGCACAGTGTGTGTATGGGGCTTTTGGAGGACAGCATCCCTGATCACTACATATGTTACATCTGCAGAGACCCTCCAGGTAACAATCCTGTGCAACAATATTGTGCACAAAGCCTCAGCAGGATTTTGtatcataaaaatatcaaatgtcTGTTTCCTAAAAGGAAATTAAgcttatgtaaatataaaaatgaaattgctCCAGGATTGTTATTGAACTATGTGCTTTTTTCAGGTCAGAGGTGGAGTGCTAAATACCGCCATGATAAAGACTGGCTACAAAAGGGTCACATGTATGGCCTGTCCTTCCTCACAGAGAACTACTCTCATCAGAACGCCAAGAAGATCGTGTCCACTCACCAGCTGCTGGCTGATGTTTACAGTGTTAAAAACTTGCTCCATGGCCTTCAGCTAAAGATGGATATTTTACAGTAAGAGACACTTTTTTGCAGAAGCCTACCAAATTCTTTAAATTAGGTGACATTATGGAAAAATACATATTCACTACTATAACaattattgtatattttctcattaaaggggaagtccacttccaaaacaaagattcacacatAATGTGCTCAcacccttgccatccaagatgttcatgtctttcttttttcagttgttttttgaggaaaacatttctgcatttttctccatataatggactgatatggtgccctgattttgaacttccaaaatgcagtttaaatgcggcttcaaacgatcccaaatgcagttgtaaacaatcccagccgaggacgaagggtcttatgtaatgaaatgattggttattttcattaaaaaagtacaatttaaatactttttaatctcaaacgctcgtccagaaactccaatcgtattttctccctcaacttcaaaaatcattataaaatcatcctacatcactgcagaagttccgacccagtctttgcaaagtgaacatgcaaaaaagatcaaacacccttaacaaaaaagataaaacagtgatgtaggatgatttcgaagttgagggagaacatgagatgggagtttttcgatataccctaactgtccggaatttttttttttttttctctttttctttttctttttttctttttttttgaggaaaacgatttttctccatatagtgaacatcagtggtggccaaaaggTTGAAGGTCAAATTGGAGTTTCaaggcagcttcaaagggctctacacaatctcagACAAGGAAtaagcaaaacaatcagtcattttctgaaaaaaaaaacaaaaaaaaaatttaaacacaaatgctcgttttgcactagcttgacttcactcATTacacagtcatgttggaaagatcATGCGTGACATAGGTGGAAgtatcgacccagtgtttacaaagcggatatgcaaagaaagtcaaacaccctttacaaagaAGGTAAAAGAACGATGTAAAaccattttgaagttggaggataaaatgagatggagtttttcgccctaccctaccttttaaccgaagtacacagacgaagaactaaccacatgtGATCTTTtcaatgtgattacataatgcaagatgagcatttgtagttaataagtatataatttaatttttttttttagaaaatgaccgatcattttgaTAGACCAGACCCTTAGCCCTTatctgggatcatgtagagcctgTTAAAGCTGTGTTGAAACtttaatttggaccttcaatccattggccaccactgaagtacactatatggagaaaaattctggaatgttttactcaaaaaaaaaaattaatttctttgcaactgaagaaagacatgaacgtcttggatgacattggggtgaATAAATTCTCAGGAAAtttatgttctggaagtgaactaatcctttaaattgaTCTTCTGATATACAACTGTAGAAGAAAAGATGCAGGCTCaataatacactttttttcagGAACAAACATAATCCAAGTTTGCACTTGTGGGCCCGGTCTTGGGTGAACTCTGATGAGGACCAGCCTATGGGTGGCGTTCCAGACTGCCTACATTTCAAAGAGCACCTCAACCAGAACTCAAACCCTGAAACTTATATAACCAGTGAGCACAGCTACCAGAAACCTCCCGGTACAGGCCTTGAACACACGAGGGACGAGCAAGGGATGCAAATGGCTTCTCAGTTTAACCGAAAAGAAGAAGAGGTAACCAAGAAACAGTTAAAACACAGATCTGGATGGGGTCAGTATGTGAAAGAATAAAGAGTTTGAAATCAATGCTGTTTATTTTGTGGTTTGTGCAGGTGAGCAATGCCATTGCTCTGTCTGGATGTGTAAATGACAGCAGTCTGGGCTCCATGGAGCAGGCCAGGAATTGTCTGCAGTGGCAGATGAACCTGCTTACACACATAGAGGATGTTCAGAACCAGCTGTCTGGCCGTATGGACCTCATAGAGAAAGAGCTAGATGGTAAGGGGGAGAAATACCGGTAGTCCCATGAAGCAGCTCTTGGAGAtgcctttttttatattttgctaaggtttcgttctttttctccttttcaTCCTTTCTGTATGAAGTGCTCGAGAGTTGGTTGGACTTCACAGGAGAATTGGAGCCCCCTGATCCCCTGGCCCGACTCCCACAGCTCAAGTGCCGCATCAAACAGCTTCTGACGGACCTAGGAAAAGTGCAGCAGATGAGCACGCTCTGCTCTGTGTGATACACACATTATAGTGTGTTTTGAGCTTCTAACACAACCTCTCGTTTCTTCGCACACAACTACGTGTTTGAGAAGGTTTATTCAACACCATTCTCCTGTTCAGTAGATGTGCACTTTGTGCAGTAAAACAGTGGCTATCACCAAGTATGAGATAAGGAAATGTCACACTAAATGTGTGAAACAGGAAGATGTCAGTGTGTTCATGCCGagtctaaaaaaaacatatctgcTTAAAGAAGATTTTGCTCTTCAGAATAGAAGGAGGTCACAATAGCAGATTAATTTTTACATGTTAACAGAAGGAATGATCTATTTTACAAAAAACCTGAAGAGGTCACAACACCACAGATGAATTTACGTTTGCATCAGTTAGACCCCCAAAGCAAATCCAGTCTGTATTTCCTCTCTGTGAGCTTAAGGAAATATGAACTTGATGGAAGTGGGTCACTGATAACAGACCGTTTAAGAGTTCATTAGCGTTTGAGGAAATAAATCTGGCTATAAAGGTTTTTGCCACTTAAAAAGACACTTTAAAGTGCCAAGAAAACAGACCACTATGGTCTATTTTGATTTCCAGACACACACAGTTCAGGATTTACACGTTTTTGAAATGGATGTTGCATTTTAGACCAAGATTGGGCTCATTTGTGGTCTGATACACTGGCATTAAAGGTTCACAATGCCAACAAACTCATTAGACCATCACCTAGGTAGTTTTCATACAACAACTCATCTAAAACTTTAGCATGTTTCTCTACAGTCTTGATGGATCCTGTAGCGATTCACAAGAAAAGAAGCTACTCTAATTTTATCCAGGATGTCCAGAGATAGGTGACTCTTCTCACTAAGGTCTGTTTATCATGTTGATACCATGAAGTAAGCTAATCCTGAGATGGATGtaaatgcatataataaatccatttagttcattttttttctcggaaaatgtatatacagtttttataactgtaaggaaaaacaacaaaaaaactaaggCATAAGAGGATAATACTTGAAAATGCCTGTTTAATCTCAATTTCTATTAATCTGTACAAAGAGTGTTTTAGAATTTAGATTTAAAACTTGAAGTTTCTTTTGACGAGAGATACCAGCTGTACATTTAAAGAGTTTATTTAAAGACCTGATGTAATTATCTGTATGTacaacttcattaaaaaaaatattctcaaccttttttgtGCATGGTCATGGTTTACACTTCCTTTATGCAATAATGTTTGtatgtaaatgttaatttctgttctcttttatatgttttgtatttttatttctttataaatgTTTCTACAAAGTATTTTCTTCTACTACACACAGCTCTTGTCATCAGTGTTGGAAGTGGTTTTCAGATGACTGATGCTGCTGGTTCTTCTCAAAGAAGCACTCTCGAAAGTTCAAGCTTGGCTGCTTACTTTACAATGTCCAAAATGTTCTTATTCACCACCAGGTACTCTAACCAGACTGGAGAGGTTTGTGTTTTGTTAGATAAATccgtaaaatgacaaaatgctgaACAGGTATGACAATGC
The sequence above is drawn from the Labeo rohita strain BAU-BD-2019 chromosome 16, IGBB_LRoh.1.0, whole genome shotgun sequence genome and encodes:
- the phf20l1 gene encoding PHD finger protein 20-like protein 1 isoform X2 is translated as MSKKPPNRPGITFEVGARVEAQDYLQKWYPSRIEKIDYDEGKMLVHFDRWSHRYDEWILWDSSRLRPLERPALRKEGLKEEEVSERLSEMRASRLRELPGSTESTEDQKDLPQQRQELRDGEEVLARWTDCRYYPAKIESINKEGTYTVQFYDGVIRCVKRIHIKSMPEDAKGQQDWIALVKAASAAAKNKGGNRPRTSANSNKDREDRREQRSDEELDDDDEEDDDSESEKLELDSEDEDSKPAVEELEPATAKRRSKRQGSSCSSKRTRLSKGAGKQRCVDTESECKAESKELPVTSQQKASSAEASPAEEKSQSVSCPKTPASLSSPPLCKSRSRRLKHDSGESTTSSQNTTTAPEPSPSPSSTHTLPESTQTAPNNSPQRRRRSQRLATSSDQACPSSPHMRDSSTHPPPPPPPPPDDPQKAVEDSSTAVKTEAPPQKPASGSPSTAPPASIAQSPITEKDKMTDTLSSNQTTLEGNSPSVVTAAVQKVPSRTPKANKHAREPIINTKKSDDPTAPNECIIDLDHNKFKCKVPGCSKAFRKAKLLDYHLKYYHNTEKEMDSEVCSPERMGRTRATSASMPTSTLSDMPDNKRRRTVSTSSSLSSQGFMLQMDSSGCVRPPKFCKKKRSSASVSSDSTEVSLPPPTFDNLHDKIIKKEKHLDGLCIKTERKFKLEDKCQLFVKKRDKDRRDRKEKDLFRIKQKKKKKKKKKSKLHCYSDLDEMSLAYLDRPSSPIHRSSSSAFKHSTFQYPRAILSVDLTGENLSDIDFLEDSTTESLLFSGDEYNQDLDSIIMEDFQDEDDDGADEIVRCICEMDEENGFMIQCEECMCWQHSVCMGLLEDSIPDHYICYICRDPPGQRWSAKYRHDKDWLQKGHMYGLSFLTENYSHQNAKKIVSTHQLLADVYSVKNLLHGLQLKMDILQNKHNPSLHLWARSWVNSDEDQPMGGVPDCLHFKEHLNQNSNPETYITSEHSYQKPPGTGLEHTRDEQGMQMASQFNRKEEEVSNAIALSGCVNDSSLGSMEQARNCLQWQMNLLTHIEDVQNQLSGRMDLIEKELDVLESWLDFTGELEPPDPLARLPQLKCRIKQLLTDLGKVQQMSTLCSV
- the phf20l1 gene encoding PHD finger protein 20-like protein 1 isoform X1 — translated: MSKKPPNRPGITFEVGARVEAQDYLQKWYPSRIEKIDYDEGKMLVHFDRWSHRYDEWILWDSSRLRPLERPALRKEGLKEEEVSERLSEMRASRLRELPGSTESTEDQKDLPQQRQELRDGEEVLARWTDCRYYPAKIESINKEGTYTVQFYDGVIRCVKRIHIKSMPEDAKGQQDWIALVKAASAAAKNKGGNRPRTSANSNKDREDRREQRSDEELDDDDEEDDDSESEKLAELDSEDEDSKPAVEELEPATAKRRSKRQGSSCSSKRTRLSKGAGKQRCVDTESECKAESKELPVTSQQKASSAEASPAEEKSQSVSCPKTPASLSSPPLCKSRSRRLKHDSGESTTSSQNTTTAPEPSPSPSSTHTLPESTQTAPNNSPQRRRRSQRLATSSDQACPSSPHMRDSSTHPPPPPPPPPDDPQKAVEDSSTAVKTEAPPQKPASGSPSTAPPASIAQSPITEKDKMTDTLSSNQTTLEGNSPSVVTAAVQKVPSRTPKANKHAREPIINTKKSDDPTAPNECIIDLDHNKFKCKVPGCSKAFRKAKLLDYHLKYYHNTEKEMDSEVCSPERMGRTRATSASMPTSTLSDMPDNKRRRTVSTSSSLSSQGFMLQMDSSGCVRPPKFCKKKRSSASVSSDSTEVSLPPPTFDNLHDKIIKKEKHLDGLCIKTERKFKLEDKCQLFVKKRDKDRRDRKEKDLFRIKQKKKKKKKKKSKLHCYSDLDEMSLAYLDRPSSPIHRSSSSAFKHSTFQYPRAILSVDLTGENLSDIDFLEDSTTESLLFSGDEYNQDLDSIIMEDFQDEDDDGADEIVRCICEMDEENGFMIQCEECMCWQHSVCMGLLEDSIPDHYICYICRDPPGQRWSAKYRHDKDWLQKGHMYGLSFLTENYSHQNAKKIVSTHQLLADVYSVKNLLHGLQLKMDILQNKHNPSLHLWARSWVNSDEDQPMGGVPDCLHFKEHLNQNSNPETYITSEHSYQKPPGTGLEHTRDEQGMQMASQFNRKEEEVSNAIALSGCVNDSSLGSMEQARNCLQWQMNLLTHIEDVQNQLSGRMDLIEKELDVLESWLDFTGELEPPDPLARLPQLKCRIKQLLTDLGKVQQMSTLCSV
- the phf20l1 gene encoding PHD finger protein 20-like protein 1 isoform X3 encodes the protein MSKKPPNRPGITFEVGARVEAQDYLQKWYPSRIEKIDYDEGKMLVHFDRWSHRYDEWILWDSSRLRPLERPALRKEGLKEEEVSERLSEMRASRLRELPGSTESTEDQKDLPQQRQELRDGEEVLARWTDCRYYPAKIESINKEGTYTVQFYDGVIRCVKRIHIKSMPEDAKGQDWIALVKAASAAAKNKGGNRPRTSANSNKDREDRREQRSDEELDDDDEEDDDSESEKLAELDSEDEDSKPAVEELEPATAKRRSKRQGSSCSSKRTRLSKGAGKQRCVDTESECKAESKELPVTSQQKASSAEASPAEEKSQSVSCPKTPASLSSPPLCKSRSRRLKHDSGESTTSSQNTTTAPEPSPSPSSTHTLPESTQTAPNNSPQRRRRSQRLATSSDQACPSSPHMRDSSTHPPPPPPPPPDDPQKAVEDSSTAVKTEAPPQKPASGSPSTAPPASIAQSPITEKDKMTDTLSSNQTTLEGNSPSVVTAAVQKVPSRTPKANKHAREPIINTKKSDDPTAPNECIIDLDHNKFKCKVPGCSKAFRKAKLLDYHLKYYHNTEKEMDSEVCSPERMGRTRATSASMPTSTLSDMPDNKRRRTVSTSSSLSSQGFMLQMDSSGCVRPPKFCKKKRSSASVSSDSTEVSLPPPTFDNLHDKIIKKEKHLDGLCIKTERKFKLEDKCQLFVKKRDKDRRDRKEKDLFRIKQKKKKKKKKKSKLHCYSDLDEMSLAYLDRPSSPIHRSSSSAFKHSTFQYPRAILSVDLTGENLSDIDFLEDSTTESLLFSGDEYNQDLDSIIMEDFQDEDDDGADEIVRCICEMDEENGFMIQCEECMCWQHSVCMGLLEDSIPDHYICYICRDPPGQRWSAKYRHDKDWLQKGHMYGLSFLTENYSHQNAKKIVSTHQLLADVYSVKNLLHGLQLKMDILQNKHNPSLHLWARSWVNSDEDQPMGGVPDCLHFKEHLNQNSNPETYITSEHSYQKPPGTGLEHTRDEQGMQMASQFNRKEEEVSNAIALSGCVNDSSLGSMEQARNCLQWQMNLLTHIEDVQNQLSGRMDLIEKELDVLESWLDFTGELEPPDPLARLPQLKCRIKQLLTDLGKVQQMSTLCSV
- the phf20l1 gene encoding PHD finger protein 20-like protein 1 isoform X5, producing the protein MSKKPPNRPGITFEVGARVEAQDYLQKWYPSRIEKIDYDEGKMLVHFDRWSHRYDEWILWDSSRLRPLERPALRKEGLKEEEVSELRDGEEVLARWTDCRYYPAKIESINKEGTYTVQFYDGVIRCVKRIHIKSMPEDAKGQQDWIALVKAASAAAKNKGGNRPRTSANSNKDREDRREQRSDEELDDDDEEDDDSESEKLAELDSEDEDSKPAVEELEPATAKRRSKRQGSSCSSKRTRLSKGAGKQRCVDTESECKAESKELPVTSQQKASSAEASPAEEKSQSVSCPKTPASLSSPPLCKSRSRRLKHDSGESTTSSQNTTTAPEPSPSPSSTHTLPESTQTAPNNSPQRRRRSQRLATSSDQACPSSPHMRDSSTHPPPPPPPPPDDPQKAVEDSSTAVKTEAPPQKPASGSPSTAPPASIAQSPITEKDKMTDTLSSNQTTLEGNSPSVVTAAVQKVPSRTPKANKHAREPIINTKKSDDPTAPNECIIDLDHNKFKCKVPGCSKAFRKAKLLDYHLKYYHNTEKEMDSEVCSPERMGRTRATSASMPTSTLSDMPDNKRRRTVSTSSSLSSQGFMLQMDSSGCVRPPKFCKKKRSSASVSSDSTEVSLPPPTFDNLHDKIIKKEKHLDGLCIKTERKFKLEDKCQLFVKKRDKDRRDRKEKDLFRIKQKKKKKKKKKSKLHCYSDLDEMSLAYLDRPSSPIHRSSSSAFKHSTFQYPRAILSVDLTGENLSDIDFLEDSTTESLLFSGDEYNQDLDSIIMEDFQDEDDDGADEIVRCICEMDEENGFMIQCEECMCWQHSVCMGLLEDSIPDHYICYICRDPPGQRWSAKYRHDKDWLQKGHMYGLSFLTENYSHQNAKKIVSTHQLLADVYSVKNLLHGLQLKMDILQNKHNPSLHLWARSWVNSDEDQPMGGVPDCLHFKEHLNQNSNPETYITSEHSYQKPPGTGLEHTRDEQGMQMASQFNRKEEEVSNAIALSGCVNDSSLGSMEQARNCLQWQMNLLTHIEDVQNQLSGRMDLIEKELDVLESWLDFTGELEPPDPLARLPQLKCRIKQLLTDLGKVQQMSTLCSV
- the phf20l1 gene encoding PHD finger protein 20-like protein 1 isoform X4 — encoded protein: MSKKPPNRPGITFEVGARVEAQDYLQKWYPSRIEKIDYDEGKMLVHFDRWSHRYDEWILWDSSRLRPLERPALRKEGLKEEEVSERLSEMRASRLRELPGSTESTEDQKDLPQQRQELRDGEEVLARWTDCRYYPAKIESINKEGTYTVQFYDGVIRCVKRIHIKSMPEDAKGQQDWIALVKAASAAAKNKGGNRPRTSANSNKDREDRREQRSDEELDDDDEEDDDSESEKLAELDSEDEDSKPAVEELEPATAKRRSKRQGSSCSSKRTRLSKGAGCVDTESECKAESKELPVTSQQKASSAEASPAEEKSQSVSCPKTPASLSSPPLCKSRSRRLKHDSGESTTSSQNTTTAPEPSPSPSSTHTLPESTQTAPNNSPQRRRRSQRLATSSDQACPSSPHMRDSSTHPPPPPPPPPDDPQKAVEDSSTAVKTEAPPQKPASGSPSTAPPASIAQSPITEKDKMTDTLSSNQTTLEGNSPSVVTAAVQKVPSRTPKANKHAREPIINTKKSDDPTAPNECIIDLDHNKFKCKVPGCSKAFRKAKLLDYHLKYYHNTEKEMDSEVCSPERMGRTRATSASMPTSTLSDMPDNKRRRTVSTSSSLSSQGFMLQMDSSGCVRPPKFCKKKRSSASVSSDSTEVSLPPPTFDNLHDKIIKKEKHLDGLCIKTERKFKLEDKCQLFVKKRDKDRRDRKEKDLFRIKQKKKKKKKKKSKLHCYSDLDEMSLAYLDRPSSPIHRSSSSAFKHSTFQYPRAILSVDLTGENLSDIDFLEDSTTESLLFSGDEYNQDLDSIIMEDFQDEDDDGADEIVRCICEMDEENGFMIQCEECMCWQHSVCMGLLEDSIPDHYICYICRDPPGQRWSAKYRHDKDWLQKGHMYGLSFLTENYSHQNAKKIVSTHQLLADVYSVKNLLHGLQLKMDILQNKHNPSLHLWARSWVNSDEDQPMGGVPDCLHFKEHLNQNSNPETYITSEHSYQKPPGTGLEHTRDEQGMQMASQFNRKEEEVSNAIALSGCVNDSSLGSMEQARNCLQWQMNLLTHIEDVQNQLSGRMDLIEKELDVLESWLDFTGELEPPDPLARLPQLKCRIKQLLTDLGKVQQMSTLCSV